From a single Bacillota bacterium genomic region:
- a CDS encoding peptidoglycan-binding protein, which translates to MAQRGAAALFVAPAVCVTAVAALALARQAEKPAPAPGGAPAAAPAMRLAAMMQASAACGEVDVVGRPGEPDNPDAVRELQLGLRLLALFPYPIDGVYDRRTREAVRAFQARHGLQPDGVAGPETWKALARTFENEAADMVASQRAASRSAPPPRHVPRHPDVKPGSYWIVIDTNEVHLTLYRDDELVGRWPVAVGKPETITPVGEWRIVRKARDWGGGFGTRWLELDVPWGIYGIHGTNKPWSIGSRASGGCIRMFNSDVEKVWEIVPEGTPVTIAGVQPEAVWESPVQAGAKGWNVPVLQWALRRAGFDPGRADGRMGESTMRAVAEAQRVLGLPRVQAATPDLFRALGLRGGRR; encoded by the coding sequence TTGGCACAGCGGGGAGCTGCGGCTCTCTTCGTCGCCCCGGCTGTCTGCGTCACGGCCGTGGCGGCTCTGGCCCTCGCCAGGCAGGCCGAAAAGCCGGCCCCTGCGCCCGGGGGGGCACCGGCGGCTGCCCCGGCCATGCGGCTTGCCGCCATGATGCAGGCCTCCGCGGCCTGCGGCGAGGTGGACGTGGTCGGCCGCCCGGGCGAACCTGACAACCCCGACGCGGTCCGGGAACTGCAGCTCGGCCTGCGGTTGCTGGCCCTGTTCCCCTACCCGATCGACGGGGTATATGACCGGCGCACCCGCGAGGCGGTGCGGGCCTTCCAGGCCCGGCACGGCCTCCAACCGGACGGCGTCGCAGGCCCGGAGACGTGGAAGGCGCTGGCGCGCACGTTCGAAAACGAGGCTGCCGACATGGTAGCAAGCCAGCGGGCGGCCTCCCGGTCCGCGCCGCCGCCCCGGCACGTCCCGCGGCATCCTGACGTCAAGCCGGGCAGTTACTGGATCGTCATCGATACGAACGAAGTGCACCTCACGCTGTACCGGGATGACGAACTGGTGGGCCGCTGGCCGGTGGCGGTAGGTAAGCCCGAGACCATCACCCCTGTCGGCGAGTGGAGGATCGTCCGGAAGGCCCGGGACTGGGGTGGGGGATTCGGTACCCGGTGGCTGGAGCTCGACGTCCCCTGGGGCATCTACGGCATACACGGCACGAACAAGCCGTGGTCCATCGGTAGTCGCGCCAGCGGCGGCTGTATCCGGATGTTCAACTCCGACGTGGAAAAGGTCTGGGAGATCGTGCCGGAGGGGACCCCGGTGACCATCGCAGGGGTTCAACCTGAGGCCGTGTGGGAGAGCCCTGTCCAGGCGGGGGCGAAAGGCTGGAACGTGCCGGTTCTGCAGTGGGCCCTGCGGCGGGCCGGCTTCGACCCCGGCCGGGCGGACGGCCGCATGGGGGAGTCCACGATGCGGGCCGTTGCGGAAGCCCAGCGCGTCTTGGGCCTCCCGCGG